TTCGATGTTGCATCGAAGCGGTCGGCCAAGCCTTCCAGGAAAGTAAAAAACTGGAGCACGCCGAAGGGGAAAAAGGCGGCGCGCATCCAGCTAGAGACCGGGAAGACAGCATTAATTTTCGACGAGAAACTGGTGCCATCTTTCGGAGAGTATGTCGCGGACCAGTTGGATCGTTTGTATGTCCAATTTCTTGAAACGAATGAAGGAGAGAAAGCCGACCGAGGGTGACATTTGCATCAATTCCGAGCCGCGCTCGGTAGAGATGAAAAACCACGAACCGCAAAAGAAAAAGGCCACCGAAACAAATTCCGGAAGCCCTTCTCTGTAGTGTCGCAACTAAGAGAATCGCATTTCCGAGAATCACCGTCAAGAGTCTTCTGAGGCTCAACGCCCTTTCGGCGGGCAGATTTCTTTTGCCTAACAAAAGGTAAAAGGAAATGCAGACGCATATCTCGACGACGCCCTTCGGGCGGCGGGCGATGACGCTCGGCCATATCGCAAGTCAAATGACTGCAAAGGCTGTCTCACCTGAAGCTGCCGCCCACAAGTGGCAGGTCTTTCAGCATATCCGCGAAGCACGGGAACTGATCGGTGCTACGGATCGGTCACTCTCAATTCTCAACGCATTGCTGTCGTTTCACCCGGAGACATCCTTGAGCGGCGACGCAGAACTTGTCGTCTGGCCGTCCAACGAGCAGCTCGCTGCGCGCGCAAATGGCATGCCGGCGACGACCCTCAGACGGCATATTGCGGTGCTCGTGGACTGCGGCCTCATCATCCGCCGAGACAGCCCCAACGGCAAACGCTTCGCTCGCAAGGGCAGGGGAGGGGAAATCGAACAGGCCTACGGCTTCGACTTGTCACCAATCGTGGCGCGCGCAGACGAGTTTCGAGATCTGGTTGAAGCGCTACAGGCTGAGAAAAAGGCGTTTCGCGTTGCGAAGGAGCGTCTTACGTTGCTCCGGCGCGATATCGTCAAGATGATCGAAACCGGCATCGAGGAGAACGTTCCTGGGAACTGGGGCAGGATCACGCAGACCTACCAGGCGATCATTGCCAGGCTTCCACGTTCGGCTCCCCGCGAGCTTGTAGAGTGCATTGCCCAAGAACTTCACGAACTTTGCGTCGATATACGTGACGTATTGGAATCATTTGCAAAAACAAAGATTCCGGACGCCAATGAGTCCCATTTTGGCCGTCACATACAGAATTCAAAACCAGACTCTAATTTTGAATCTGAATACGGCTTAGGAGAAAGAAAAGAAGCGAGCGGCAGCGTTGCGGAAACCGACAACCTGCGGAGCTTGCCGAAACGGGAGCTATCATTGGGGATCGTGTTGGATGCCTGCCCGCAAATTCGGGAACTGGCGCAGGGAGGGGCAATCCGGCACTGGCGCGACTTACTGGCGACGGCGGAGCTCGCCCGGCCAATGCTGGGAATCAGCCCGAGCGCTTGGCGGGAAGCCCGCGAAGCCATGGGCGAGCAGCATGCGGCGATTACGCTTGCCGCGATCTACCAAAAGGCCAGCCAGATTAACAACGCCGGCGGTTATCTGCGCAGCCTGACGGATCGAGCCAAGGAGGGGCAGTTCTCGACGTGGCCGATGGTCATGGCATTGCTCCGAGCAAAGCTCGACGCGCAGAGGTCCGTTGATTTCCAGGATGGTGCTCAATCGGATGGTGGGGCTGAAGCTGGAGATCGCCTGCAGGTCTCGGATTCGCTGCTGAAGAGCCTGCAGCGGCCGAAATCGCGATGACTGTCGCGATGCTATCCGGCGAGAGGAGCGGCTGTGTCGCTGGGACTGGCGATCAATCCCGATCGGCGGGCACGGTCGATGAGGTTCTTCACAGACGAGGGCGACCATTTGGACCCACCGCGTGGAGTGCGCTCGTGCAGCCGTTCGAGTTGGGTCGCGATTTCGCGAAGCGTCAGGTTCGGGTTCGACGAATGGATACCGGCGACCAGCGTCATCAACCGATCCTCGGGCAGCCGGGGAGGGGATTTGCGAAGCAATGCCGCATCGGCCATCCGCTCCGCGACCATCCATTTCACGGCGCGGCGAAGACGCTCCGGCGTCCAGTCGAGGTCGCGTTGGTTCAATACGCGGGCGATGTCGTCCCAGGTGTGATCCGGCCGCATGCGCCGAACGGTCGGAAGCCATTGATTGGCCGTTGCCTGTACGCGTTCTCCGTAAGCTGCTCTTTGTGCCGCGGTCATCTTAGCCAGCGCC
This genomic interval from Polymorphum gilvum SL003B-26A1 contains the following:
- the repC gene encoding plasmid replication protein RepC, producing MQTHISTTPFGRRAMTLGHIASQMTAKAVSPEAAAHKWQVFQHIREARELIGATDRSLSILNALLSFHPETSLSGDAELVVWPSNEQLAARANGMPATTLRRHIAVLVDCGLIIRRDSPNGKRFARKGRGGEIEQAYGFDLSPIVARADEFRDLVEALQAEKKAFRVAKERLTLLRRDIVKMIETGIEENVPGNWGRITQTYQAIIARLPRSAPRELVECIAQELHELCVDIRDVLESFAKTKIPDANESHFGRHIQNSKPDSNFESEYGLGERKEASGSVAETDNLRSLPKRELSLGIVLDACPQIRELAQGGAIRHWRDLLATAELARPMLGISPSAWREAREAMGEQHAAITLAAIYQKASQINNAGGYLRSLTDRAKEGQFSTWPMVMALLRAKLDAQRSVDFQDGAQSDGGAEAGDRLQVSDSLLKSLQRPKSR